From a single Mangifera indica cultivar Alphonso chromosome 19, CATAS_Mindica_2.1, whole genome shotgun sequence genomic region:
- the LOC123203275 gene encoding polyadenylate-binding protein 3-like: protein MATAGVAAGTVAAAAGFGKVSLYVGDLEENVNEDQLYDLFNQVAHVASVRVCRDLNKRSSLGYAYVNYANPQDAANAKEILNFTCINGKPIRIMYSHRDPSTRKSGYANVFIKNLDASIDNKALQDTFAAFGNVLSCKVALDSTGQSKGYGFVQFENEEAAQNAIQRLNGMLLNDKQVYVGVFVRRQHRAQKSALPKFTNVYVNNLSEKTTDEDLQKVFGRYGSINSALVMKDSNGKSRCFGFVNYENADSAAAAVEKLNGTTNDDKVWYVGRAQKRSEREAELKAKFEQERISRYEKLRAANLYLKNLDDSINDEKLKELFSEFGTITSCKVLLDPNGVSKGSGFVAFSSPEEATRALNEMNGKMIGRKPLYVGVAQRKDERKALLQAHFGQIRAPGAMAPLASGIPGYHPGAARLGPQQPYYGQGTPGLMPSQPMGYSFQHQIFPGMHPGGPNFILPYPLQRQGQPGQRMGGVRRSGNPQQMQQSQGLRYLNNARNGIDPSVVSMMPMSFDASAMPVTPREAPRPGPVPISTLTSALASASPADRTRMLGEQLYPLVESIEPAHVSKVTGMLLEMDQTEVLHLIESPEALKTKVSEAMAVLQEAKARSDVNDKLGLLALSE, encoded by the exons ATGGCTACAGCGGGAGTAGCAGCGGGGACTGTGGCGGCGGCGGCGGGGTTCGGAAAGGTGTCGCTGTACGTAGGGGATCTGGAAGAGAACGTGAACGAGGATCAATTGTATGATTTGTTTAACCAGGTGGCTCATGTGGCTTCCGTTAGGGTTTGCCGTGATTTAAACAAGCGATCTTCGCTCGGTTATGCGTATGTAAATTACGCCAATCCACAAGAcg CTGCTAACGCCAAGGAGATTTTGAACTTCACGTGCATCAATGGGAAACCTATTAGGATTATGTATTCTCATCGAGATCCTAGCACTCGCAAAAGTGGATATGCCAATGTTTTTATTAAGAACCTGGATGCATCAATTGATAACAAGGCATTGCAAGACACTTTTGCTGCATTCGGGAATGTACTTTCTTGCAAAGTCGCTCTTGACAGCACTGGTCAGTCGAAAGGATATGGATTTGTGCAGTTTGAAAATGAGGAAGCTGCACAGAATGCTATTCAGCGGTTGAATGGCATGTTGTTAAATGATAAGCAAGTTTATGTTGGTGTTTTTGTTAGACGCCAACACAGGGCTCAGAAAAGTGCTTTACCTAAGTTCACTAATGTTTACGTCAACAATTTGTCTGAAAAGACCACTGATGAGGACCTTCAGAAAGTTTTTGGTCGTTATGGTTCCATCAACAGTGCGCTAGTTATGAAGGACTCAAATGGAAAGTCTAGatgttttggttttgtaaaTTATGAGAATGCAGATTCTGCTGCTGCTGCAGTGGAGAAGTTGAATGGAACCACCAATGATGACAAGGTTTGGTATGTAGGCAGAGCACAAAAGAGATCAGAGAGGGAGGCTGAGTTGAAAGCTAAATTTGAACAGGAAAGAATCAGTAGATACGAAAAATTGAGAGCTGCTAATTTATATCTGAAAAATCTGGATGACAGCATCAATGATGAAAAACTGAAGGAATTATTTTCTGAATTTGGAACTATAACATCATGCAAG GTCTTGCTTGATCCAAATGGGGTGAGCAAAGGCTCTGGTTTTGTTGCCTTTTCTTCGCCAGAGGAAGCCACAAGAGCT TTGAATGAGATGAACGGAAAGATGATTGGCCGGAAACCTCTTTATGTTGGTGTGGCCCAACGCAAAGATGAAAGAAAGGCTTTGCTGCAG gcACATTTTGGTCAAATCAGAGCACCAGGTGCAATGGCACCCCTGGCTTCAGGAATTCCTGGGTATCATCCTGGGGCAGCTAGGCTTGGTCCTCAGCAGCCTTATTATGGTCAAGGTACTCCTGGTTTAATGCCCTCTCAGCCCATGGGATACAGTTTTCAGCATCAAATTTTTCCTGGTATGCATCCTGGTGGACCAAATTTTATACTACCATACCCCCTTCAAAGGCAAGGACAGCCAGGTCAGCGGATGGGGGGTGTGAGACGAAGTGGAAACCCCCAACAAATGCAGCAGTCACAG GGACTTAGATACCTGAATAATGCCAGAAATGGAATTGATCCGTCTGTTGTTTCAATGATGCCAATGTCCTTTGATGCTTCTGCAATGCCTGTGACTCCTAGAGAAGCCCCACGACCTGGGCCTGTACCAATTTCAACACTGACATCTGCTCTGGCATCTGCCAGCCCAGCTGACCGCACAAGG ATGCTTGGTGAACAACTTTATCCCCTTGTGGAGAGTATTGAGCCTGCTCATGTATCGAAGGTGACTGGGATGTTGCTGGAGATGGACCAAACAGAGGTGCTTCATCTCATTGAGTCTCCTGAAGCTCTGAAGACAAAGGTTTCTGAAGCAATGGCTGTACTCCAGGAAGCTAAAGCTAGATCTGATGTCAATGATAAGCTTGGCTTGCTGGCTCTGAGTGAATAA
- the LOC123203276 gene encoding hypoxanthine-guanine phosphoribosyltransferase → MSLDSHIEQVLWTPDQISHRVAELAAQITRDFQHVSPPPVVVAVATGAFLFLADLVRQIPLPLSVDFIRAESYGSGTHSNEAPSISMNLKVNVQDKHVILVEDIVDTGCTLSCLIAHLKSKGAASVSVCTLLDKPARRKVEVELVGEGKFYSGFQCPDYFVVGYGMDFAELYRNLPYVGVLKPECYQ, encoded by the exons ATGTCTTTAGATTCTCACATTGAGCAAGTCCTCTGGACGCCGGATCAAATCTCTCACCGGGTCGCCGAGCTCGCAGCTCAAATCACCCGCGATTTCCAACACGTTTCGCCACCGCCCGTAGTGGTTGCTGTCGCCACCGGTGCTTTCTTGTTCTTGGCTGACTTGGTCCGCCAAATACCACTTCCTCTGTCCGTTGATTTCATTCGTGCTGAATCGTACGGCTCCGGTACTCACTCTAATGAAGCCCCCTCCATTTCCATGAACCTTAAAGTCAATGTTCAGGACAAGCACGTTATCTTG GTTGAGGACATTGTAGATACAGGATGCACTTTGTCTTGTCTCATTGCACACCTGAAATCGAAAGGAGCTGCCTCTGTATCAGTATGCACTCTCCTAGATAAGCCAGCGAGACGAAAAGTTGAGGTGGAGCTAGTGGGTGAAGGGAAATTTTATTCTGGGTTTCAG TGTCCAGACTACTTTGTCGTAGGCTATGGAATGGACTTTGCTGAACTATATAGGAACCTGCCATATGTTGGTGTTTTGAAGCCAGAATGCTACCAGTAA
- the LOC123203775 gene encoding uncharacterized protein LOC123203775 isoform X1: MELKSQRQRQHQLFSLLFSLSIVDVSRPHVETLPSSRSLSQNLKTFSSLRVLFESAIIMSLANVLKTLFFVLCCLMIVTLGYTISIDGLPFRKDLLTPWMAATLVDFYINVVPLAAWVSYKEPNWISAIIWIILLVCFGSITTCAYIFIQFLKLSPQESLQDPMYHVLLRYPINHSLEHKRKNSPVVAARIIFGALGLFMLGTLVYTILTDGSPFRKELFTPWMSATLIDFYINVVALSVWVAYKEPSWFSAFLWVILLICFGSISTCVYIVRQLWCLHSEDSLYLILLNTSNRAENWYDRTFVIDAAKVESQ, translated from the exons ATGGAATTAAAAAGTCAGAGACAGAGACAACATCAGTTATTTTCCCTCCTTTTCTCGTTAAGCATCGTGGACGTATCCCGCCCACATGTTGAAACCCTCCCTTCATCTCGATCCCTCTCACAAAATCTCAAGACTTTCAGTTCTCTTCGTGTTCTCTTTGAATCGGCTATCATTATGTCTCTCGCCAATGTCCTCAAGACTCTTTTCTTCGTGCTCTGCTGCCTCATGATCGTCACTCTCGGCTACACCATCTCCATAGACGGTCTCCCCTTCCGCAAAGACCTCCTCACTCC GTGGATGGCGGCCACTTTGGTTGATTTCTACATCAACGTTGTTCCTCTGGCG GCTTGGGTTTCCTACAAGGAACCAAACTGGATTAGTGCAATTATTTGGATAATTCTCCTTGTATGCTTTGGCAG CATTACCACCTGTGCTtacattttcattcaatttctcAAGTTGTCACCTCAAGAATCTTTACAAGATCCCATGTACCATGTTCTGTTGCGGTATCCTATCAA CCATAGCCTGGAACATAAAAGAAAGAACTCTCCTGTTGTGGCTGCCAGAATCATTTTTGGTGCCCTGGGTTTGTTTATGTTGGGAACTCTAGTTTACACTATCTTGACTGATGGTTCTCCTTTTCGCAAAGAGCTCTTCACTCC GTGGATGTCAGCAACACTAATCGACTTTTACATCAATGTCGTGGCTCTTTCG GTTTGGGTTGCCTACAAGGAACCAAGTTGGTTTAGCGCATTCCTTTGGGTGATCCTTTTGATATGTTTCGGCAG CATAAGTACATGTGTCTACATTGTCCGGCAGCTGTGGTGCCTGCATTCCGAAGATTCACTCTACCTCATTCTTTTGAATACTAGTAACAG GGCAGAAAACTGGTATGATAGAACCTTTGTGATAGATGCTGCAAAAGTTGAGAGTCAATGA
- the LOC123203775 gene encoding uncharacterized protein LOC123203775 isoform X2 has translation MELKSQRQRQHQLFSLLFSLSIVDVSRPHVETLPSSRSLSQNLKTFSSLRVLFESAIIMSLANVLKTLFFVLCCLMIVTLGYTISIDGLPFRKDLLTPWMAATLVDFYINVVPLAAWVSYKEPNWISAIIWIILLVCFGSITTCAYIFIQFLKLSPQESLQDPMYHVLLRYPINLEHKRKNSPVVAARIIFGALGLFMLGTLVYTILTDGSPFRKELFTPWMSATLIDFYINVVALSVWVAYKEPSWFSAFLWVILLICFGSISTCVYIVRQLWCLHSEDSLYLILLNTSNRAENWYDRTFVIDAAKVESQ, from the exons ATGGAATTAAAAAGTCAGAGACAGAGACAACATCAGTTATTTTCCCTCCTTTTCTCGTTAAGCATCGTGGACGTATCCCGCCCACATGTTGAAACCCTCCCTTCATCTCGATCCCTCTCACAAAATCTCAAGACTTTCAGTTCTCTTCGTGTTCTCTTTGAATCGGCTATCATTATGTCTCTCGCCAATGTCCTCAAGACTCTTTTCTTCGTGCTCTGCTGCCTCATGATCGTCACTCTCGGCTACACCATCTCCATAGACGGTCTCCCCTTCCGCAAAGACCTCCTCACTCC GTGGATGGCGGCCACTTTGGTTGATTTCTACATCAACGTTGTTCCTCTGGCG GCTTGGGTTTCCTACAAGGAACCAAACTGGATTAGTGCAATTATTTGGATAATTCTCCTTGTATGCTTTGGCAG CATTACCACCTGTGCTtacattttcattcaatttctcAAGTTGTCACCTCAAGAATCTTTACAAGATCCCATGTACCATGTTCTGTTGCGGTATCCTATCAA CCTGGAACATAAAAGAAAGAACTCTCCTGTTGTGGCTGCCAGAATCATTTTTGGTGCCCTGGGTTTGTTTATGTTGGGAACTCTAGTTTACACTATCTTGACTGATGGTTCTCCTTTTCGCAAAGAGCTCTTCACTCC GTGGATGTCAGCAACACTAATCGACTTTTACATCAATGTCGTGGCTCTTTCG GTTTGGGTTGCCTACAAGGAACCAAGTTGGTTTAGCGCATTCCTTTGGGTGATCCTTTTGATATGTTTCGGCAG CATAAGTACATGTGTCTACATTGTCCGGCAGCTGTGGTGCCTGCATTCCGAAGATTCACTCTACCTCATTCTTTTGAATACTAGTAACAG GGCAGAAAACTGGTATGATAGAACCTTTGTGATAGATGCTGCAAAAGTTGAGAGTCAATGA
- the LOC123203775 gene encoding uncharacterized protein LOC123203775 isoform X3 encodes MELKSQRQRQHQLFSLLFSLSIVDVSRPHVETLPSSRSLSQNLKTFSSLRVLFESAIIMSLANVLKTLFFVLCCLMIVTLGYTISIDGLPFRKDLLTPWMAATLVDFYINVVPLAAWVSYKEPNWISAIIWIILLVCFGSITTCAYIFIQFLKLSPQESLQDPMYHVLLRYPINHSLEHKRKNSPVVAARIIFGALGLFMLGTLVYTILTDGSPFRKELFTPWMSATLIDFYINVVALSVWVAYKEPSWFSAFLWVILLICFGSISTCVYIVRQLWCLHSEDSLYLILLNTSNRKLV; translated from the exons ATGGAATTAAAAAGTCAGAGACAGAGACAACATCAGTTATTTTCCCTCCTTTTCTCGTTAAGCATCGTGGACGTATCCCGCCCACATGTTGAAACCCTCCCTTCATCTCGATCCCTCTCACAAAATCTCAAGACTTTCAGTTCTCTTCGTGTTCTCTTTGAATCGGCTATCATTATGTCTCTCGCCAATGTCCTCAAGACTCTTTTCTTCGTGCTCTGCTGCCTCATGATCGTCACTCTCGGCTACACCATCTCCATAGACGGTCTCCCCTTCCGCAAAGACCTCCTCACTCC GTGGATGGCGGCCACTTTGGTTGATTTCTACATCAACGTTGTTCCTCTGGCG GCTTGGGTTTCCTACAAGGAACCAAACTGGATTAGTGCAATTATTTGGATAATTCTCCTTGTATGCTTTGGCAG CATTACCACCTGTGCTtacattttcattcaatttctcAAGTTGTCACCTCAAGAATCTTTACAAGATCCCATGTACCATGTTCTGTTGCGGTATCCTATCAA CCATAGCCTGGAACATAAAAGAAAGAACTCTCCTGTTGTGGCTGCCAGAATCATTTTTGGTGCCCTGGGTTTGTTTATGTTGGGAACTCTAGTTTACACTATCTTGACTGATGGTTCTCCTTTTCGCAAAGAGCTCTTCACTCC GTGGATGTCAGCAACACTAATCGACTTTTACATCAATGTCGTGGCTCTTTCG GTTTGGGTTGCCTACAAGGAACCAAGTTGGTTTAGCGCATTCCTTTGGGTGATCCTTTTGATATGTTTCGGCAG CATAAGTACATGTGTCTACATTGTCCGGCAGCTGTGGTGCCTGCATTCCGAAGATTCACTCTACCTCATTCTTTTGAATACTAGTAACAG AAAACTGGTATGA